A portion of the Trachemys scripta elegans isolate TJP31775 chromosome 9, CAS_Tse_1.0, whole genome shotgun sequence genome contains these proteins:
- the CRYGS gene encoding gamma-crystallin S isoform X1 gives MKDYVITFYEDKHFQGRRYECDSDCPDFHTYLSRCNSIRVEGGAWVVYERPNFAGNMYVLTHGEYPEYQRWMGLNDRLSSCKAIHLSSGDQHRIQIFEKGDFGGQMYESTEDCPSVMDEFHIREIHACKVLEGAWVFYEHPNFRGRQYLLEKGEYRKPVDWGAVSPTVQSFRCIVE, from the exons ATCACTTTCTACGAAGACAAGCATTTCCAGGGCCGTCGCTATGAGTGTGACAGTGACTGCCCTGATTTTCACACCTACCTAAGCCGCTGCAACTCCATCCGAGTGGAGGGGGGTGCCTGGGTTGTCTATGAGCGGCCTAACTTTGCAGGGAACATGTACGTTCTGACCCATGGCGAGTACCCCGAGTACCAGCGCTGGATGGGCCTTAATGACCGCCTCAGCTCATGCAAAGCCATTCACTTA TCCAGTGGAGACCAGCACCGCATTCAGATCTTTGAGAAGGGGGACTTTGGTGGCCAGATGTACGAATCTACGGAGGACTGCCCTTCGGTCATGGACGAGTTCCACATCCGGGAAATCCATGCCTGCAAAGTGCTGGAGGGGGCCTGGGTATTCTATGAGCACCCCAACTTCCGTGGCAGGCAGTACCTCTTGGAGAAGGGGGAGTACCGTAAGCCCGTTGATTGGGGGGCTGTGTCCCCCACTGTCCAGTCCTTCCGCTGCATTGTAGAGTGA
- the CRYGS gene encoding gamma-crystallin S isoform X2: MSKTGTRITFYEDKHFQGRRYECDSDCPDFHTYLSRCNSIRVEGGAWVVYERPNFAGNMYVLTHGEYPEYQRWMGLNDRLSSCKAIHLSSGDQHRIQIFEKGDFGGQMYESTEDCPSVMDEFHIREIHACKVLEGAWVFYEHPNFRGRQYLLEKGEYRKPVDWGAVSPTVQSFRCIVE, from the exons ATGTCCAAAACAGGAACCagg ATCACTTTCTACGAAGACAAGCATTTCCAGGGCCGTCGCTATGAGTGTGACAGTGACTGCCCTGATTTTCACACCTACCTAAGCCGCTGCAACTCCATCCGAGTGGAGGGGGGTGCCTGGGTTGTCTATGAGCGGCCTAACTTTGCAGGGAACATGTACGTTCTGACCCATGGCGAGTACCCCGAGTACCAGCGCTGGATGGGCCTTAATGACCGCCTCAGCTCATGCAAAGCCATTCACTTA TCCAGTGGAGACCAGCACCGCATTCAGATCTTTGAGAAGGGGGACTTTGGTGGCCAGATGTACGAATCTACGGAGGACTGCCCTTCGGTCATGGACGAGTTCCACATCCGGGAAATCCATGCCTGCAAAGTGCTGGAGGGGGCCTGGGTATTCTATGAGCACCCCAACTTCCGTGGCAGGCAGTACCTCTTGGAGAAGGGGGAGTACCGTAAGCCCGTTGATTGGGGGGCTGTGTCCCCCACTGTCCAGTCCTTCCGCTGCATTGTAGAGTGA